Proteins found in one Desulfobacterales bacterium genomic segment:
- a CDS encoding M20/M25/M40 family metallo-hydrolase — translation MIDKERLMSLFTWLVKIDSVSKEEGQIAAVLQEKLAGMGADIMVDKAGEAIGGQSGNIIAKFKGNVDAPVLMLNAHMDTVEPGRGVKPVFKDGVFTSDGTTILGADDKSAIAILLETLLTIQEKNLKHGPLELVLTVCEEVGLLGAKHLDFSLISSKYGFALDASDPRGIITRAPAANRFVMKVYGKDAHAGAAPERGINAILLAGKAIAGVTLGRIDEETTCNIGVIEGGKATNIVPDLVTLHGEVRSHNETKLIATTQTILDAFEKVVADYRGATGSGTLPAFEALVEDDFPLTHITEDHPVVVLAQRAAANLGRTMTCRTTGGGADANIFFSKGIVTGVIGTGMQDMHTVRESVPLDAMVETAELMIEIIRLHAELTN, via the coding sequence ATGATTGACAAAGAACGGTTGATGTCGCTTTTTACTTGGCTGGTGAAAATCGACAGTGTTTCAAAAGAAGAAGGGCAAATTGCCGCGGTGCTTCAAGAAAAATTGGCCGGAATGGGCGCGGATATCATGGTGGACAAAGCTGGAGAAGCGATCGGGGGGCAGTCAGGCAATATCATTGCCAAGTTTAAGGGGAATGTGGATGCACCTGTGCTGATGCTGAATGCGCACATGGATACGGTGGAGCCGGGGAGAGGGGTGAAGCCGGTATTTAAGGACGGGGTTTTTACCAGTGACGGCACCACGATTCTCGGTGCCGACGATAAAAGCGCCATAGCGATTTTGCTGGAAACCTTGTTGACGATTCAGGAGAAAAACCTGAAGCATGGTCCGTTGGAATTGGTGCTGACCGTCTGTGAGGAGGTTGGGTTGCTGGGGGCCAAGCATCTTGATTTCAGCCTGATTTCATCCAAATACGGGTTTGCGCTCGATGCTTCGGACCCCCGCGGGATTATCACAAGGGCACCGGCTGCGAATCGATTTGTGATGAAAGTATACGGGAAGGACGCTCACGCGGGAGCCGCTCCCGAACGAGGGATCAATGCCATTTTACTCGCCGGCAAAGCCATCGCCGGGGTGACCCTTGGCCGTATCGATGAGGAGACGACCTGCAATATCGGCGTGATCGAAGGCGGCAAGGCGACCAACATCGTGCCGGATCTGGTTACCCTTCATGGAGAGGTCAGATCCCATAACGAAACGAAGTTGATTGCTACCACGCAAACGATTCTTGATGCCTTTGAAAAAGTGGTTGCGGACTATCGGGGTGCCACCGGTTCCGGAACATTGCCCGCATTTGAAGCCCTGGTGGAAGATGATTTTCCGCTGACCCATATTACCGAGGATCACCCGGTGGTGGTGCTGGCGCAACGGGCGGCCGCAAACCTTGGTCGCACCATGACCTGCCGGACCACCGGTGGTGGCGCGGATGCCAACATCTTTTTCAGCAAAGGCATCGTGACCGGCGTGATCGGCACCG
- a CDS encoding DUF2829 domain-containing protein, whose product MEKFIGTNEEAYRRTDNMSFGLAIEAMKKGHKVMRKGWNGKGIFCAIQFPDIHSKMTHPYIYINTTGLQTTNPDAPKNLVPWLASQTDMLSDDWQIV is encoded by the coding sequence ATGGAAAAGTTTATAGGGACAAATGAGGAAGCTTACCGACGGACTGATAATATGTCGTTTGGCCTGGCAATCGAAGCAATGAAAAAAGGGCATAAGGTAATGCGAAAAGGGTGGAACGGGAAAGGCATATTTTGTGCGATTCAGTTTCCTGATATTCACTCAAAAATGACGCATCCGTATATTTACATTAATACTACAGGACTGCAAACCACGAATCCAGACGCGCCAAAAAATTTGGTTCCTTGGTTAGCATCTCAAACGGATATGTTAAGCGATGATTGGCAAATTGTGTGA